In Leptospira levettii, the DNA window CATTCTATAATATAATCAATGTCCTTTATTTCGAATATCACACAGAGTCGAATTAAAAATTGAGAGATTATATCAGAACCAATTCGGCAAATACTAATGTATTCATTTGAACATTCAATAAATGTTTGGATTTAATTTAAAATTATATCTATGAAAGGTTTTATTCTGTGCCAAGAAACGTGTCTTAGGGTCATCGAATTTTAATTTTAAGTGAAAGAAAAGAAAAACTGATTGAAGGAAAATTGAAGCGAAAACTATATTAGGAAAGCTTCAATTTGAATCTTGTTGCTAAGCAAATTTTTCGATTTCAAAATTGCACTTTTTGCTAAACTAAGAATTTCAAACATAATTTGCAAAATGTAAAAAGCTCTATATATTAAATAGCAGATTGAACTTTTAAAAGATTAAAACTATGGAATCAGGAAATATTTTTCTTAAAAGCTAGTATGAATAAACCAAAGATAATCATCATGTCTGGGGGACGAGGCAAACGACTTGGGGAAATAACTGAAAAAGTTCCAAAACCACTCGTAAAAATAGGAAATCAAACTATATTAAGAATGAAATATGAAAATTATTATAAACAAGGTTTTCAAGATTTTATTTTTTGTATCGGTTATAAAGGTGAAATGATTCGCAATGAAGTTCAGTGTTTTGAAAAGCAGGGGCAGATTGAATTTTCAGATTCTGGTGAGGAAGCAGGTATTTTGAAACGTTTGCAAGTTGCATTGCCGCTAATGACAGAGAGAATTATTTTAACTTATGGAGATACATTTACTGATTTGGATTTAGATGATCTTGTATCTAAGCATCTAGAAAGTAAGTGTGAAGCAACTATTGTAGTAGCTCCTATACAGAATCCATTTGGTTTAGTAGACTTTGATAGTAAAAATCTGGTGACTAGTTTTAAAGAAAAGCCAGTGTTGAATTATTATATTGGATATGCGGTTATTGAAAAGACTGCTTTTGATTATATTCCAGATAAAATTTTTAATTTACCAGATGGTCAGGGATTAGTTACTTTTTATAAAATGTTAATTGCAATTGAGAAATTAAATTCTTATTTTCATAAAGGATTGCAGATAACTTTCAATACTGAAGATGAATTAAAAGTTGCAAAAAAGCAACTTATACAATTCTACACATCAACTTAGGAGCAACAAATATGGGAAAGCGTATATTAGTTACAGGTGGTTCTGGATTTATCGGTTCGCATCTTACAAAGAAATTATTTTCATTAGGTGAAGAAGTCACCGTTATGGTGAAGTATAAAAGTTTAATTGATAATGTTAGGCTAAGTCCAATATGGGATCAGATAGAAGTTATCGAAGCTGATTTAAAGAATATCGATTCATTAAGACAATTGAATGGAAGAAAATTCGATCATATTTACCATATGGCCGCTTATAATCACGTGGGTGATAGTTTTCTGCATGTAAACGAAGCGCTACTGGCAAATGCTGTTGGAACAGCTAATTTGTTGGAATATGTAAATGACTTTGAGAAATTTTTATATATGTCTACTTCTGAGGTTTATGGTTATCAAACTAGTGTGCCATTCCAAGAGGATATGATTCCATTCCCAGTTTCGCCTTACTCGGTAGGAAAGTATGCCGGTGAGTTATATGCTAGAATGAAAGAGCATCAGACCGGCAAAAGAATCATAACGGTTAGAGCATTTAATACCTTTGGTCCTTACCAGAGTGATCGCGCAGTAATTCCTGAACTTATAATTAAATGTTTACGTGGTCTTCCGATTGAAACGACTAAGGGTATTCAAACTCGAGAATTCAATTATGTAGAAAACATAGTCGATGGTCTTATTTCTGCGATGAACAGTGAGTATAAATATGATGGAACTTTTAACATTGGCTCTAATAGGGAAATCGCAATTAAAGATCTTGTTAAGATGATACATACTGCATGTAATTCTAAGTCAGAGTTAAGAATTGGTGCTTTACAGGATAGGCCAACTGAAATTTGGAGAATGTGTGCTGATAACAGTAAAGCATTAGATCTTTTTCAGTGGAAAGCTGAGATAAGTTTTGAAGATGGGCTTCAAAAGACAGTAGAATGGTTTAAAAAATATATTGCTGTATTTTACGATAAAGATTCTAATTTAAATTTATTATAATGATATCTGTAATTTCTCCAATATTTAATGAAGAAGATAATATAGTCGAATTATGTGATCGGCTAGTTAATGCCTTGAAGGAAACCAAGGAAGATTATGAAATCCTTTTGGTAGAAAACGGAAGTTGGGATAATTCATTAAAAATCATAAAGGAACAAAGAGCAAAAAACAATAGAATAAAGTTTGTAAGTCTATCGCGCAATTTTGGCCACCAAGGTGGGATTATGGCCGGCATATATCATGCAAAAGGTGACGTAGTAATATCACTAGATGGAGATTTACAACATCCTCCTGAACTTATACCCGAAATGATAGAATTATGGAAAAAAGGTTATGATGTTGTTTTTACTATTAAGAAAGGTAAAGTAGAACATGATGATTGGAGATTTATTCCTTCAAGAATTTTTTATAAGTTAATGAATTTCTTTTCAGATGTTAAGCTTTCTTATGGTCAATCGGACTTTCGATTAATGGATCGGAGGGTTGTTGAAGTTATAAAGCTTATACCGGAAAGAAATATGTTTTTGCGAGGTATTGTAGAATGGGTCGGTTTCAAACAAATTGGCATTAAATATAATACTTTGCCAAGATCCAAAGGAGAATCTAAATTTCGTATCGGGAATTATGTAAGATTTGCATTTGATGGTATATTTTCTTTTTCGATACTGCCATTAAGATTTATGTTATACTCGGGATTATTTATAGCTTCCTTGTGTGTAATTTATATTATTTTCATATGTGCAATATTTTTATTAAGAATTAATGATCTAATATCGTTTATCCCTCCTGGTTGGGGATCACTTGCGGTAGGTTTATTATTTTTCGGATCAGTGCAATTGATTTGCGCGGGAATTTTAGGTGAATATATTGGAAGAATCTATTCACAAGTTAAGCAAAGACCAGATTTCATAGTAAAATCAACATCTGACGAGAAAGGTTAAAATGGTTGAATTATTTCTAAAAAACTTCCCTAAGAAAAGAATAAAATTGCCAGATCAGTACATGGAAATTTATGAGAAGGAATACATTATCAATAGGACTGGTTCTTCAATATTTAATAAAATTGCATTATATTTGGAAAGTTGGATGCATCGAAAAGTTGCGTCTTGTACGGAAAATGTAAGTGATGTTTTAGAATTAGGTGCAGGATCTTTGAATCATTTGAAATATGAATCTAGGTTTAAACATTATGATGTAATTGAGCCTTTTAAGGAATTATTGAATGAGTCAAAACAGAGTAAAACAGTAAGATCTATTTTCTCAGACATTTCAGAAGTGGATAAGAAGCAAAAATATGACAAAATTCTATCTGTAGCTGTTCTTGAGCATTTGTTGGATTTACCTAAGCAAGTTTTTCATTCATGTATTCGTTTAGCAAAAGGTGGAACTTTTGTCGCAGGAATACCTAGTGAAGGTGCTTTGTTATGGTATCTTGCATATAAATATGGAACTGGAACTGGATTTAAAATTCGAACTGGACTTGATTACGAATTGTTTATGAAGTATGAACATGTAAACAATGCTCATGAAATTGAATCAGTAGTTAGATATTTTTTTAGAAATGTAGTAGTTTATCGATTCCCTTTTCCATTTTTTCATTTTAGCTTGTATTCGGTAATTGTAGCGAAGGAAGTCAATGAGGAATCTTTAGCAGAATATTCAAAGTTAAGTATGGAAAGCATATATTGAGTATCCTAATAACAGGGTCGACTGGATTCATTGGCTCTCATCTAGTATCTTCATTAAGAAAAAAAAATTATAAAATTTCTGAATATGTTGGTGATATTCGGAATATTTCTAAGTTCGTTCAGAAATTCGATACTGTAGTTCATTTGGCCTCAGCAACTGGTAATATTCAAATGCAACGAAATAGAAAGGATGGATTTGATATAAATGTTATAGGTACTGCTGAAGTTTTAGAATATTGCAATAAAATGAATGCTTCATTAATTTTTGCTTCAACATGTGGAGTGTATGGAGAAACAACTGCAGATTCTCTTTTGAGAGAGGACATGGAATTAAATCCATTAGGCGATTATGCAATGTCAAAATTTTTGGCAGAAGAGTTATGTAGACGCTCCCAACTAACATCGCAATCAAAAAATTGTGTTGTTTTGAGATTATTCAATGTTTATGGAAGAGGGCAAAGAAAAGGTTTTTTAATTCCAGATATACTTGAATCAGTTGAATCAGGTGGTAAATTAAAACTTCGAAATCCAAATGCAGTACGGGATTTTGTTTATGTGAATGATTGTGTCAATGCAATTATTCTTTCTCTTAATTTGAAAGGTTTCCACATATTAAATATATCGTCAGCTAAGGCGGTAAGCAACATAGAACTAGTAAGAGTAATGGAAAGTATATTGAATAGACCTATTTTAGTAGAAGTATCTTCTTCGAATGAACACATAGGATATTCAATCGGTGATAATGGACTGGCAGCGAATATATTAAATTGGCACCCTACCTTTGATTTATATCAAGGGTTATCTGAAATATTAAAGTATGAAAAGTAAATTTCAGGACTTAAAATTGAGAGAGAGAGTATTTTTTATTACACTTTTCTTAATTACATTTTGTTATTTATCGCTTTTTATGTATCAGATTGAAGATGACTCCGAGTTAGGATATCTCGATCACGATCTAGTATATCAAGTTGAGAGATTTGCGATTTTTGCAGACAAAACACATGAAACTTTTGGTACTGCGATTTATGACTATGGATTAGAACTTTATTATTTAAGTCCAATTTTGGAGGCAATGTTTAATATTTTTCCATCTGAGAATAAAAATATATTAGCTTATAAGGTTTTAACCTACTACCATATCTTGCTAACTTCAATTGCAATAGTATTGCTTTGTATTATTCTTTATTCGGAGCAACTAAGAATTTCTTTTTTGAGTATGTTTTACTTATGTGTAATGAGTAGTGCTTTATTTGTATTTAATTCTACTTTTATAAAACCAGA includes these proteins:
- a CDS encoding NAD-dependent epimerase/dehydratase family protein, whose protein sequence is MSILITGSTGFIGSHLVSSLRKKNYKISEYVGDIRNISKFVQKFDTVVHLASATGNIQMQRNRKDGFDINVIGTAEVLEYCNKMNASLIFASTCGVYGETTADSLLREDMELNPLGDYAMSKFLAEELCRRSQLTSQSKNCVVLRLFNVYGRGQRKGFLIPDILESVESGGKLKLRNPNAVRDFVYVNDCVNAIILSLNLKGFHILNISSAKAVSNIELVRVMESILNRPILVEVSSSNEHIGYSIGDNGLAANILNWHPTFDLYQGLSEILKYEK
- a CDS encoding glycosyltransferase family 2 protein; translated protein: MISVISPIFNEEDNIVELCDRLVNALKETKEDYEILLVENGSWDNSLKIIKEQRAKNNRIKFVSLSRNFGHQGGIMAGIYHAKGDVVISLDGDLQHPPELIPEMIELWKKGYDVVFTIKKGKVEHDDWRFIPSRIFYKLMNFFSDVKLSYGQSDFRLMDRRVVEVIKLIPERNMFLRGIVEWVGFKQIGIKYNTLPRSKGESKFRIGNYVRFAFDGIFSFSILPLRFMLYSGLFIASLCVIYIIFICAIFLLRINDLISFIPPGWGSLAVGLLFFGSVQLICAGILGEYIGRIYSQVKQRPDFIVKSTSDEKG
- a CDS encoding nucleotidyltransferase family protein, translating into MNKPKIIIMSGGRGKRLGEITEKVPKPLVKIGNQTILRMKYENYYKQGFQDFIFCIGYKGEMIRNEVQCFEKQGQIEFSDSGEEAGILKRLQVALPLMTERIILTYGDTFTDLDLDDLVSKHLESKCEATIVVAPIQNPFGLVDFDSKNLVTSFKEKPVLNYYIGYAVIEKTAFDYIPDKIFNLPDGQGLVTFYKMLIAIEKLNSYFHKGLQITFNTEDELKVAKKQLIQFYTST
- a CDS encoding class I SAM-dependent methyltransferase, whose protein sequence is MVELFLKNFPKKRIKLPDQYMEIYEKEYIINRTGSSIFNKIALYLESWMHRKVASCTENVSDVLELGAGSLNHLKYESRFKHYDVIEPFKELLNESKQSKTVRSIFSDISEVDKKQKYDKILSVAVLEHLLDLPKQVFHSCIRLAKGGTFVAGIPSEGALLWYLAYKYGTGTGFKIRTGLDYELFMKYEHVNNAHEIESVVRYFFRNVVVYRFPFPFFHFSLYSVIVAKEVNEESLAEYSKLSMESIY
- a CDS encoding NAD-dependent epimerase/dehydratase family protein, whose translation is MGKRILVTGGSGFIGSHLTKKLFSLGEEVTVMVKYKSLIDNVRLSPIWDQIEVIEADLKNIDSLRQLNGRKFDHIYHMAAYNHVGDSFLHVNEALLANAVGTANLLEYVNDFEKFLYMSTSEVYGYQTSVPFQEDMIPFPVSPYSVGKYAGELYARMKEHQTGKRIITVRAFNTFGPYQSDRAVIPELIIKCLRGLPIETTKGIQTREFNYVENIVDGLISAMNSEYKYDGTFNIGSNREIAIKDLVKMIHTACNSKSELRIGALQDRPTEIWRMCADNSKALDLFQWKAEISFEDGLQKTVEWFKKYIAVFYDKDSNLNLL